Part of the Bacillota bacterium genome, CTCTGATATTTCTTGCAATAAGCATCGCCCTTTCTATATATTTAGCGTATCTGGTAAGCCAGCCGTACAAAAAAGTGAGCGCTGTCACGGCAAATGTAGCCGCCGGAGATTTGACCACTGGCCTCAACCACAAACCCTTTTTCAAAGAGGAAGTCGCACTGGTTACATCGATAAACAATATGGTTGAAAACCTGAATATCGTACTTTCTAACATAGACGCCGCCGCAGATCAGGTTGCATCCGGTTCAAAGCATATATCAAGCTCAAGCATTTCCCTTTCACAGGGTGCCTCAGAACAGGCGAGCTCAGTTGAAGAGCTTACGGCGTCTATCGAGGAGATAACATCGCAGACCGTAAGAAACGCCGAGGATGCAAAAGAGACGAACAAGCTTACCGTTGAAATCACAAAAAGCGCCGAAATCTGCAAATCGAGCATGAAAACGCTTCTTGAAGCTATGTCGAAAATATCTGCATCGTCAAAAAGCATCACTAAAATTGCAAAAAGCATCAACGAAATCGCTATGCAGACGAACATGCTCTCTCTTAACGCAGCGGTAGAAGCAGCAAAAGCGGGCGAATCCGGCAAGGGCTTTGGGGTTGTAGCGGACGAGATAAGAGAGCTTGCAAACCGTTCGGCAAAAGCCGCAAAAGAAACAAGCGTGCTTGTCGAAAATTCGATAAACAACATAGGAAGCGGCGAAGCAGCAACGAACGAAACCGCACATGAGCTAGACACCATCGTTGAAAAGATAACGTCGGCGGCAGCGCTTATAGAATCCATCTCAACAGCGTCAAACGAGCAGGCACTCGGGCTTTCTCAGGTAAATCAGGGCATCATTCAGGTATCCTCCGTCGTCCAGTCCAACTCCGCCGCTTCTGAGGAGAGCGCCGCCGCAAGCGAAGAGCTGTCCGGCCAGGCGGAAATGCTCAAACAGCAGGTCGACACCTTCAAGCTGAGAGGCAGAACGTCAGCGGAAGGCGCGCCAGCGGAAGACAAACCGCAGGAACCAGTAAGCAAAAATAAGGAAAAAGAAGCCCCACGTGAAATCTTTTTGTCTAAAACCGGTTTTGGAAAATATTAATTAAACTATCCTGATACATCAAAGACAGGCTTTGCATAAAATCATGTAAAGCTTGTCTTTTTACAAATAAATTATACTTTTTTTGAATATTTTTTATATAACTCTTACTTTTATGTTAATTTTAATCGATAGTCATATTAAACAAAAGTTGGAGGGGTAGGAATGAAAAAGAAGGCAAATAAACCAAAAAAGAGATATATCAGCCTTATGGCCGCAATATCAGCTTGCATGCTCATACTTACAGTCGGGCTTTGCGCAATTATTACCGATATTGCGATCAACCGTTCAAACAAGGCACTCCATTCAGCAGCGACTGAGGCAATGAGCAATTTTACAAATCAGGCGGCAGTCGGTCTAACCCAAACCCTAAACAGCTATTATAAAGAGCTTCACATCCTTGCGACAGAGGACTTGTTCACAGATATTGTTGGAAATAAAGAAGCAATAACAAATGA contains:
- a CDS encoding methyl-accepting chemotaxis protein encodes the protein MKKKISKKTKKKYVSLMAAISVSMIAVIVLLCASLGGTSISRSDKALKNAASDSMSNFTNQAANDIGNTIEGYYKELDILTSDDVFSNITANKDKITARLIKFAKVMGNTDVIVSDKNGNAYSMMGNSVNIADSDYFKSAISGSYYISDPLVGKDTGNLELYLSAPIRSSSGELVGVIAACRDGNELSNMIANVTYGKSGKAFMIDSDGITVAHSNKELVINRENDLEKVKTDPSLHQLAEIEKKMVSKETGLEQYKYNNEANIVSFHPVDGTNFSLALAAPVSEVYSASKKLAASIILFALIFLAISIALSIYLAYLVSQPYKKVSAVTANVAAGDLTTGLNHKPFFKEEVALVTSINNMVENLNIVLSNIDAAADQVASGSKHISSSSISLSQGASEQASSVEELTASIEEITSQTVRNAEDAKETNKLTVEITKSAEICKSSMKTLLEAMSKISASSKSITKIAKSINEIAMQTNMLSLNAAVEAAKAGESGKGFGVVADEIRELANRSAKAAKETSVLVENSINNIGSGEAATNETAHELDTIVEKITSAAALIESISTASNEQALGLSQVNQGIIQVSSVVQSNSAASEESAAASEELSGQAEMLKQQVDTFKLRGRTSAEGAPAEDKPQEPVSKNKEKEAPREIFLSKTGFGKY